The following coding sequences are from one Halobacteriovorax sp. JY17 window:
- the kdsB gene encoding 3-deoxy-manno-octulosonate cytidylyltransferase produces the protein MNELRVLVLIPARYASSRFPGKPLAKISKKSMIQRVYENCLGIKNQLKNSVVSVVTDDSRIEDHIKSFGGEVVRVDDDVASGSERIALALERFYSDREWDFVINVQGDEPLIESDLLSRLAKYHSESDFDMATVVKPFSGNEGEHSDVNKVKAIYSPVRGQCLYFSRARLPYYRDQVEAQDWFLHIGIYSFKPNILKAFCKLPLSHYENIEKLEQLRALENGYTIGAIKTEMTLMGVDVPDDIKKLEGVLREREIES, from the coding sequence TTGAATGAATTAAGAGTTCTCGTACTCATTCCTGCTCGCTATGCGTCGTCGAGGTTTCCTGGCAAACCTCTGGCAAAAATCTCTAAAAAATCAATGATCCAAAGAGTTTATGAAAATTGTTTGGGAATAAAAAACCAACTTAAAAACTCAGTTGTTAGTGTTGTTACAGACGATTCAAGAATCGAAGATCATATTAAGAGCTTTGGTGGTGAAGTTGTTCGTGTAGATGATGATGTAGCTTCTGGCTCAGAACGAATCGCACTTGCCCTTGAGAGGTTTTATTCAGATAGAGAATGGGACTTTGTGATCAATGTACAAGGAGATGAGCCACTTATTGAGAGCGATCTTCTGTCGAGGCTTGCTAAGTATCATTCTGAAAGTGACTTTGATATGGCCACTGTCGTAAAACCATTTTCTGGAAATGAAGGTGAGCATTCAGATGTAAATAAAGTAAAAGCAATTTACAGTCCTGTACGCGGACAATGCCTCTATTTTTCAAGAGCGCGTCTTCCATATTATAGAGATCAAGTAGAAGCGCAGGATTGGTTTCTTCATATTGGAATTTATTCATTTAAACCAAATATTCTAAAAGCTTTTTGTAAGCTTCCGCTCTCGCACTATGAGAATATAGAAAAATTAGAACAATTAAGAGCGCTAGAGAATGGTTATACTATTGGCGCCATAAAAACAGAAATGACATTAATGGGCGTAGATGTCCCTGATGATATTAAAAAACTTGAAGGAGTACTCCGTGAAAGGGAAATCGAGTCCTAA